CGTGGCAAGACACCGTTTCTGGTGCGCAATTACGACTACCATCCAAAAACCTTTGACGCCGCTCTGCTGAAAACCCGCTGGGACGGGCGCGGGATCATCGGGATGAGCGACGGCGTTCTGGGTCTGCTTGATGGCATCAACGATGCCGGTCTGACGGTCTCGCTCACCTTTGGCGGGCGGCGCGAGGTCGGCGACGGCTTTGGCGTGCCGCTGATCCTGCGCTATGTCCTTCAAACCTGCGAGACCACTGCGCAAGCGGTTGACTGCCTGTGCCGCATCCCTTGTCATATGAGCTATAACGTCACCGTTCTGGATGCGAAACACAATCACAGCACGGTGTACCTTGCCCCGGACCGGCACCCGCAAATCTCGGACCAGCCGGTCGCGACAAACCATCAGGGCCATGTCGAATGGTCCACCCATGCGCGCTTTACGGCCACCGTGGAACGCGAAAGGTTCTTGCTCAACCGTCTCAACCAGCACCCGGAAAGCGAGAAGCGGTTTATCGATGCGTTCCTGCGTCCGCCGCTTTATTCAACGGCTTTCAGATCAGGTTTCGGCACGCTCTATACTGCGGTCTATCGGCCTGCGAAGAAGCAGTTGCAACTGCTTTGGCCCGGTGCCAGCTGGGACTTGTCCTTCGATGGCTTCAAAGAGGGTGAGCTGAGCCTGATGTTGCCCGACGAGGCCGAGCCTGCAGTCTGACAAGCGCGATCGCCCTTCTAAACTTCTTGCTCTTGGACGGGCGACGCAATAATGGGAGCGCGACGCGCGGCAGTTTCAAACAAGGCCCGGCGGGATCAACACCACATATTTCTATGACGCGATAGGACCACGGAAAGCATGACCGGTACCTCCCCAAATTGGCTAAGACTGCTTCCTTACTTCGCCACCGCATTGGTGATGGTCCTGGTCTGGTCCTGGTATCTGACTGATCTGGGTGTTGGGAACATCTATCACTACGATGAATTCTACACTTATGACCGCAGTACAGGCTTTGCGCGCAATGGGGACTGGCTGGCGGTTTATTCCAACAACGAACCTAGCCTGAAAAAACCGCCCATGCAGTATTGGATGTCTGCGCTGCTGATGGAGTTTGGCGTATCTGATATTCTGGCCTTGCGCCTGCCGTCGATGATCTTTGCGCTGGGCGCGCTGATGGCAACGGCCGTACTGGCGCGGGTGATGATCCCGGACAGCCCCTGGGCCATGCTGCCTTCGGTCCTGCTGGTGGCCACGTCGCTTCAGTTCTGGCAACACGCCACATCCGCGATGCTTGATACCGGTGCGGTTTTCTTTTCGACCCTTGGAATTGCAGCCCTGTTGGCAGCGTTGGAAAAGCCGAAATACTGGCCTTATTTCGGCGCAACTCTGGTGTTGGCCGCCTTGCAGAAAAGCCCAACCCCGCTGGCCTTTCTAGCGCTGGCACTACTGACGCTGAAGTTGACCAACAGATGGCAGACGGAACCGTTCAGCGAGATCTGGCAGAACAGAACGTTTCGCCGGACGCTCAAAATTGCGATCCCGCTGGCCTTCGCCTGGCCGATCCTGCAAGAGCTTCGGTTCCTCTTTGGCGACTCGCTTGATGGCAACATCAAAGGCGAGATGCTGGATCGTTTTCGCCCATCGCTCAGCGATCGCGGCTTCGGGAAACTCTATGATCTGATCATCGCGGGCGAGCCGTGGTTGCGGCTACTGGGTTTTGTCGGCATCTGCGCTCTGCCATTTCTGCAAAAGCGGCCCAGACTTCTTGCTGCAACAGGGATAGCAGCGTTCTTCGTTATCATGATGTGGGCCGCAGCCGGCAAGGTTTATGCACGCTACACCCTGCTGATCCTGCCGATGCTGATGGTCGCGGCAACCGGTTTGTTGTTTTCGGTCAAGCGCCTGCGCTGGGCCGGGATGGTGGCCGCGCTGGGTCTGGTCTTTGTTGCAGGCGGCCTGTTCTATGACCGCGATGCCACCGATCTGGGCAAGGGCCGCGTGCGCTTGGGCGTGCCCGAGGCCGAGATTTTGACCCCTTTGGGTGCAATGCTGCAGCCGGATGAAACCCTGCTGCTCTGCGCCTATGACCGCAAGTTGCGCGTACCGCCCGGGGCCGCATCGGTCTTTGCTTCCAACGGTAGGCGCTTTGCCTACCTCAGACGGCTGGAGCTGCACAAATACCTCGACAGGTTCGGCTATACCACCGGCCCTCTGCGAGGGCTCTGTTCGGAGGGTGAGTTGTCTGAGCTGGCACCTGACCTGATCGGGCTCGAGACGCAGCCAACTGCGGTTGACGGTTTGGTCTATTGGTCAGCAACCGGTGTCACGCCCGCCCCTGAATAGGAGACACGGTGCAATCCGCCCCATCGCTGAACAATGCCCCAACAAGTTGCGCTGATGTTGGCCTGCCATGCGGTGACCACTTGAATTTTCGCCGTTGATCCCGCAAAAGCCCTGAGACTGAAACAAGTAAAGCTATCCACTATGCATGCTGATCATGATGCCAACGCTGACAATCGACCCACTGTGTCGATCGTGATTCCCATGCATAACGAACAGGGGGCTGTTCCTGGTCTTATCCAGGGCATCTGCACTGCTGCGACCGAATTGCCCGCGTTCGAGATTGTCGCGGTTGATGATGGATCGACCGATGGCACTTTTGCGGCGCTGCAACAGATGCAGAAAGACTGTCCGCAACTGCGCATCCTGCAGCACAAAACGGCCGGTGGCCAAAGTGCTGCCGTGCATTCCGGCGTCAAGGAGGCACGCGCGGATATCTGCTGCACGCTGGATGGCGACGGACAGAACCCGCCGGAAGAGCTGCCAAAGATTTGGGCGCCGCTGGTGTCGGGTGGTGATGCCTCGATTGGCCTGGTGGCGGGGCAACGGGTTGGCCGACAAGACACTGCGTCAAAGAAGCTTGCCTCGCGCTTTGCCAATGCACTGCGGGGCTGGATGCTGAAAGACGGCACACGTGACACCGGCTGCGGTTTCAAGGCGTTCCGACGGCAGGCTTTCCTTGATCTGCCCTTTTTCAATCATATGCACCGTTATCTGCCCGCCCTGTTTAAGGCCTATGGCTGGAATATCGCGCTGGTGGATGTGGCGCATCAGCAGCGTTTGTCGGGCGAATCCAAATACACCAATTTCGGGCGGGCCATGGTCGGCATCTGGGATCTGTTCGGCGTCGTCTGGCTGACCCGCCGCGCCAAATCCGTTTCCGCAACCGAGGCGTCCCGGTCATGAAAGAAACCATTCTGGAAATCCTGCACGTCGACAGCCCGACCGAGGCGCTCTGGGTCTTTATCGGTCTGGCCGGTCAGCTGATGTTCAGCGCCCGGTTTATCGTGCAATGGATCACGTCCGAGCGCGCCAAGAAATCCGTCATCCCGATGGCGTTCTGGTACCTTTCGATCGGCGGCGGGCTTATCCTGCTGAGCTATGCGATCTATCGCCGTGACCCGGTCTTTATTCTGGGTCAGTCGATGGGCCTGTCCATCTACCTGCGCAACATCTTCCTTATTCGCGCTGAAAACCGCTGATTGATCGTAACGCTTCTTTACGACCTGCCACCCATTACAAGTTTGTCGGCTGCACCCGTTCAGCGGGTAGCGGCCTACGGCTGCGTTGTGTGAACAACCTCTTATTGTTTCTGAAATTTTCGTGCTAGTATCCCGCGAATAGATTTTCAGAATTGTACTCGGAGGATATTTTCTCTTGCCCGATAGCTCACCCCGGTTGTTCAGATTGCGCCCTCTGGAAAAGACGGATCTGGGAACAGTTGCGCGCTGGTTTCAGGATATCCATGACCTGGCACTGTTCGACCGAACGTCGCGCATTCCTCAGAACCTGGTACAGACCGAACAATATTGGGAAGACGCGATAAACACCTCAAAGGACTGCTGCAAATGCTGGTTCGCAATCGAATCTGACAGTGGTGATCTGGTGGGGATGACCGGGCTTGAAGCAATTTCCAGCGTCAACAGGGATGCGGTGGTTCCGGTTTTTGTCGACAAATCCATCCGTCGACATGGCGTGGCGGTGCGTTCGGTTGCGCTGATGCTGGATTTCGCATTCCGGCAATTGGGGCTGAACCGTATCACCTCGTATTACCGGGCCGACAATCACAGCAGCCGTGATCTGATCCAGCGAATCGGCTGTGAGATCGAGGGCACGATGCGTCAGGCCTGGTTCGCGGATGGGCAGTTCCATGACATGGTTGTCGTCGGCATGTTGAAGCAGGACTGGATCGCGCGTCGAGAGGTGCTCGCGCAGGAGTTAGGCACCCAAACAGTGGTCAGTTTTGATGCCTCTGGGTGGTCTTGGCCCCCCGATTCCGGTGCAGATACCTAAAATGTTACGTATTCTGAGTCATTTTTTGCTAAAACAGTCCTGTCGGATTCGACATGACAACACAATTGAGTATTGCCAGTGAACACGACCGGTTCGGACGCATCAATAAAACAGAAACTAGGCGCGGTGCTTTTTGCCGACGTTGTCGGCTATTCCCGCCTGATGAGCGAGAACGAGATGGATACGTATAACGCGTTGAAGTCTTTGCTTTCGCAGCTTGAATCGGCTTGCTCAAAGTATCAGGGCAAAATCATCGAAGTGCGCGGTGACGGCATCCTTGCCTTATTCGACACGGCGACCAGTGCGGTAGAGTTCAGCATCGAACTGCATCGGATCGCTGCGGAACATAATCAGGCGCGCGATGATGAGCACAACATCAAATTCCGCGCTGGCGTTCACATGGGCGAAGTTCTGATGGACGAACGCGGTATCCATGGTGACAACGTCAATATCGCTGCCCGCCTGCAGGAGATTGCCGAGCCAGAACGGGTTTATGTCAGCGCAGCCGTCTATGAACAGATCCGTAACCGCCTGCGCTATGGCTATGAATTCCTCGGTCCCAAGCAGCTCAAGAACATCATGTCTCCGGTCGCGACCTACTGTGTCCGAACCGAGGTCGAGGGTGCAACAATGGCCGCAACCCTACGTCCTGAGATGCAGCTGGAAGTGCTTGAAAGGCCCGATAACCCGTCGGTTGCGGTGCTGCCCTTTACTAGCCAAGGCGGGGATGAAGATGACAGCTGGGTCGCCGAAGGTCTGACCGACGACATCATCATGAACCTGTCCAAGTTCCGGAACCTGTTCATCATTGCCCGGAATTCCTCGTTCTTCTTCAAGACCCAGTCGATGTCGCCGCAAGAGGCCGCTCGGCGTCTGAACGTGCGCTATATCGCGCGCGGCAGTGTGCGCCGCTCGTCCAGTCGTATCCGGATCACGGCCGAGCTGATTGACGCCAACACCGAACGCACCATCTGGGGTGAACGGTTCGACCGTAAGCTCGATGATATCTTCGACATCCTGGATGAGGTGACCGAGTGCATCGTTGCCGCCACTGCAGTCATGATCGAGTCGCATGAAAAGCTGCGCATGGTGCAGGCAATCCCGTCAGACCTGCGGGCTTATGGTTCGGTTCTGCAGGGGCAGCACCATATTTTCAAATACACCCGCAACGACAACCGCAAGGCGCAGCATTGCTACGAATCCGCGCTTGAGCGCGACGGCGGGTATGCACGGGCCGCGGCGGCGCTGTCACGCACGCTCAACATCGATTGGCGCTATTCCTGGACCGAAGACCCAAACAGCGCGCTGGACAAGGCGCTGTCGCTGGCTCAGCGTGCGGTGGAGCTTGACCCCACAGACGCGCGCGGGTTTGGAGAGCTGGGCTATGTGCAGCTTTATCGTAAAGAGCATGACTCGGCGATCGAATCCTACAAACGCGCCCTGCAGCTTAACCCCAACGATGCGGACATGCATTCGGACTACGCCGATGCGCTGGCCCATTGGGGCGACAACGAAACCGCCATCAAACATCTGCAGCAGGCGATGCGCCTGAACCCCTATTTCCCCGATCAGTACCTGTGGCATCTGGGCGGGGCCTATTACAATCTCAAACGCTATGACGACGTGATCTCATGCGTGAACAAGATGAACAACCCGACCGAGGGGCAGCGCGTGCTGGCCGCCAGCTATGCCCATAAGGGCGAGCTGGAAATGGCCCGCCAGATCGCCGACAAACACCGCGCAGCGCATCCCAATTTCTCACTATCGCGCTGGGCCAAGGTTCAGCCAGACCGCCTGTCTGACGACACGCAGCATTTTGTCGAGGGGCTCAAAAAGGCCGGGTTCTGAGCTGCTGCCCGATCTCGCCTATAAAATCAACTCGCCTGTTCGCGGTCGAACTGCATGCGTAACCGCCTGACTTCATCCATTTGTTCATGCGACCAGAAGACGAGCGGTTTCAGCATTTCAAGCAAGCTTCTGCCCAAAGGTGTCAATTCATAAGACACTGCCACTGGCGGTCCGGGATCGACGGTGCGGGTCAAATAACCATCACGTTGCAACCCGCGCAGGTTTTCGGTCAACACACTTTGTGTGATGTCTCCGATACAGCGCTTGAGATCGCCAAAGCGTTTCGGCTCATCCTCCAGCGCAAGGATGATGATCATCCGCCATTTGCCCGTCACATTGGACAGTACGGAACGGATTGAGCAGTTGGAAGCTTCTGACTTGTTGGCAACACCAATTGGTAGCATCTCAGTCTCTGGTATTGTTTCGAAACTTAATCGCACAATAGCGTCACGTTGGCCTCGGTACAACTCCCTGAAAATTCAGGCAGTAGCCTCAAGCATACCAGGTCATTTTAAAGTACGTAATTGAAATGTAGTATGGATTTGCTACCACGTATCCAGTAGATACGAATCACAGGAAATCAACATGTCCCCCAAAGAACTTGTAATCGCACTTTTTACGGCTGCCTTTGCTGAACATGATCCGGAGGCAGCGCTACAGCTCGTTACCCCGGACTATATTCAGCACAACCCGCAAGTCCCGACCGGAGCCGAAGGCCTGGCCGGCCTGATCCCTTTGGTCGAACAATCCGGGATGACTGCAACTACCCACCGGGTCATCACCGAGGGCGATATGGTTGTATTGCACAGCACGTTCGACAACGCGGACGCTTTTGGTGCACCGACCCTCGCCGCCTTTGACATATTCCGCGTCGAGAATGGCAAAGTTGCTGAACATTGGGACAATTTGCAGCCCGTTCCCGAAACAACAGTGTCGGGCCGTGGCATGACAGATGGGCCGACCGAGATCACCGATCTTGAGAAAACAGAAGAAAACAAGGCGCTGGTTCTGGGGTTTGTGCGTGACGTTCTGGGCGGTGCCGCGCCTGAGAAAGC
The Ruegeria sp. SCSIO 43209 genome window above contains:
- a CDS encoding lipid-A-disaccharide synthase N-terminal domain-containing protein encodes the protein MKETILEILHVDSPTEALWVFIGLAGQLMFSARFIVQWITSERAKKSVIPMAFWYLSIGGGLILLSYAIYRRDPVFILGQSMGLSIYLRNIFLIRAENR
- a CDS encoding adenylate/guanylate cyclase domain-containing protein → MNTTGSDASIKQKLGAVLFADVVGYSRLMSENEMDTYNALKSLLSQLESACSKYQGKIIEVRGDGILALFDTATSAVEFSIELHRIAAEHNQARDDEHNIKFRAGVHMGEVLMDERGIHGDNVNIAARLQEIAEPERVYVSAAVYEQIRNRLRYGYEFLGPKQLKNIMSPVATYCVRTEVEGATMAATLRPEMQLEVLERPDNPSVAVLPFTSQGGDEDDSWVAEGLTDDIIMNLSKFRNLFIIARNSSFFFKTQSMSPQEAARRLNVRYIARGSVRRSSSRIRITAELIDANTERTIWGERFDRKLDDIFDILDEVTECIVAATAVMIESHEKLRMVQAIPSDLRAYGSVLQGQHHIFKYTRNDNRKAQHCYESALERDGGYARAAAALSRTLNIDWRYSWTEDPNSALDKALSLAQRAVELDPTDARGFGELGYVQLYRKEHDSAIESYKRALQLNPNDADMHSDYADALAHWGDNETAIKHLQQAMRLNPYFPDQYLWHLGGAYYNLKRYDDVISCVNKMNNPTEGQRVLAASYAHKGELEMARQIADKHRAAHPNFSLSRWAKVQPDRLSDDTQHFVEGLKKAGF
- a CDS encoding helix-turn-helix domain-containing protein, with translation MLPIGVANKSEASNCSIRSVLSNVTGKWRMIIILALEDEPKRFGDLKRCIGDITQSVLTENLRGLQRDGYLTRTVDPGPPVAVSYELTPLGRSLLEMLKPLVFWSHEQMDEVRRLRMQFDREQAS
- a CDS encoding C45 family autoproteolytic acyltransferase/hydolase, producing the protein MALVFRSIDEEQPGPKLAGLFAEYWPAYRKWWAQEGYSARPTYRECLRALQKHMPEILPLYEEIVELVGGSDSQARFLSFYCPPKYLSGCSQAIWRGKTPFLVRNYDYHPKTFDAALLKTRWDGRGIIGMSDGVLGLLDGINDAGLTVSLTFGGRREVGDGFGVPLILRYVLQTCETTAQAVDCLCRIPCHMSYNVTVLDAKHNHSTVYLAPDRHPQISDQPVATNHQGHVEWSTHARFTATVERERFLLNRLNQHPESEKRFIDAFLRPPLYSTAFRSGFGTLYTAVYRPAKKQLQLLWPGASWDLSFDGFKEGELSLMLPDEAEPAV
- a CDS encoding glycosyltransferase family 2 protein, with protein sequence MHADHDANADNRPTVSIVIPMHNEQGAVPGLIQGICTAATELPAFEIVAVDDGSTDGTFAALQQMQKDCPQLRILQHKTAGGQSAAVHSGVKEARADICCTLDGDGQNPPEELPKIWAPLVSGGDASIGLVAGQRVGRQDTASKKLASRFANALRGWMLKDGTRDTGCGFKAFRRQAFLDLPFFNHMHRYLPALFKAYGWNIALVDVAHQQRLSGESKYTNFGRAMVGIWDLFGVVWLTRRAKSVSATEASRS
- a CDS encoding glycosyltransferase family 39 protein, which codes for MTGTSPNWLRLLPYFATALVMVLVWSWYLTDLGVGNIYHYDEFYTYDRSTGFARNGDWLAVYSNNEPSLKKPPMQYWMSALLMEFGVSDILALRLPSMIFALGALMATAVLARVMIPDSPWAMLPSVLLVATSLQFWQHATSAMLDTGAVFFSTLGIAALLAALEKPKYWPYFGATLVLAALQKSPTPLAFLALALLTLKLTNRWQTEPFSEIWQNRTFRRTLKIAIPLAFAWPILQELRFLFGDSLDGNIKGEMLDRFRPSLSDRGFGKLYDLIIAGEPWLRLLGFVGICALPFLQKRPRLLAATGIAAFFVIMMWAAAGKVYARYTLLILPMLMVAATGLLFSVKRLRWAGMVAALGLVFVAGGLFYDRDATDLGKGRVRLGVPEAEILTPLGAMLQPDETLLLCAYDRKLRVPPGAASVFASNGRRFAYLRRLELHKYLDRFGYTTGPLRGLCSEGELSELAPDLIGLETQPTAVDGLVYWSATGVTPAPE
- a CDS encoding GNAT family N-acetyltransferase — protein: MPDSSPRLFRLRPLEKTDLGTVARWFQDIHDLALFDRTSRIPQNLVQTEQYWEDAINTSKDCCKCWFAIESDSGDLVGMTGLEAISSVNRDAVVPVFVDKSIRRHGVAVRSVALMLDFAFRQLGLNRITSYYRADNHSSRDLIQRIGCEIEGTMRQAWFADGQFHDMVVVGMLKQDWIARREVLAQELGTQTVVSFDASGWSWPPDSGADT
- a CDS encoding nuclear transport factor 2 family protein, with the translated sequence MSPKELVIALFTAAFAEHDPEAALQLVTPDYIQHNPQVPTGAEGLAGLIPLVEQSGMTATTHRVITEGDMVVLHSTFDNADAFGAPTLAAFDIFRVENGKVAEHWDNLQPVPETTVSGRGMTDGPTEITDLEKTEENKALVLGFVRDVLGGAAPEKAPMYSVVYMQHNPMLADGIDGLIKGTKAWAEQGNVITKFEPQIVVAEGNFVFVASDATVSGNPWAFFDLWRVEDGKIVEHWDVVSPTPAEMAHENGKF